Proteins co-encoded in one Prescottella sp. R16 genomic window:
- a CDS encoding (Fe-S)-binding protein, which translates to MNALTITLGTVGALLSLVCWASFLSGAWRMAKTVQIGQPAPDRWRPFFPRFKQMIVEFIVHTRMQKFRTVGWAHWLVMIGFLGGFLLWFEAYGQTFNPEFHWPLFGNTWAWHLWDEILGIGTVVGILVLIVIRQLNHPRIPERLSRFGGSVFPAAYFVEIVVLIEGLGMILVKSGRLAMTGHANPATDFFTMQVAKLLPSSAVLVSVFAFVKLMSGMIWLFVVGRKITWGVAWHRFSAFPNIYFKREDDGDVALGAAKPMMSKGRALDMENVDPDTDTLGAGRIEDFSWKGWLDFTTCTECGRCQSQCPAWNTGKPLSPKLLIMSLRDHGYAKAPYLLAGGRTDMGGDEVGLVDAEGNPNEAALAKIPADARAEAERKLVGETAEMVAAGELAPVIDTETLWSCTSCGACVEQCPVDIEHVDHIIDMRRYQVLIESEFPSELAGLFKNLENKGNPWGQNSKDRLNWISEMDFEIPVYGKDADSFDGYEYLFWVGCAGAYEDRAKKTTKAVAELLATAGVKFMVLGDGETCTGDSARRAGNEFLFQQLAMQNIETLGELFDGVPQERRKIVVTCAHCFNALGNEYPQVGGAYEVVHHTQLLNRLVRAKKLVPVAKVEEDVTYHDPCFLGRHNKVYDAPRELMEATGSNLKEMPRHGERSMCCGAGGARMWMEEQLGKRINIDRVDEALSTSPKKIATGCPFCRVMLTDGVTARQESGQGEGVEVVDVAQMMLETVTRLDSAQLTANLVVEQQEKVLADSPVADEVVAEVEEAERIEEVEQAAAPAAAAPAAGKGLQMKGLAKAPGAKAPGGKGLQMKGAAKAPGAKAAPAAPAAEAAAPAAEAPATPAAKPGGLAMKGGAKAPGGKGLQMKGGAKAPGAKAAPAAPAAEAAAPAAEAPATPAAKPGGLAMKGGAKAPGGKGLQMKGGAKAPGAKAAPAEAPAAETAPVTEAAPAAEAKPVPQAKPGGLAMKGGAKAPGARKAAPAAAPAAPAPAAEAPASEEPAAEAPASEAPKAETPKAEASTPAPPQAKPGALGFKPGAKAPGRKK; encoded by the coding sequence ATGAATGCCCTGACGATCACGTTGGGCACCGTCGGCGCGCTGCTGAGCCTCGTCTGTTGGGCCTCGTTCCTGAGCGGGGCCTGGCGGATGGCCAAGACCGTGCAGATCGGTCAGCCGGCGCCCGACCGCTGGCGACCCTTCTTCCCACGCTTCAAGCAGATGATCGTCGAGTTCATCGTGCACACCCGTATGCAGAAGTTCCGCACCGTCGGCTGGGCGCACTGGCTGGTGATGATCGGCTTCCTCGGCGGCTTCCTGCTGTGGTTCGAGGCATACGGCCAGACGTTCAACCCCGAATTCCACTGGCCGCTGTTCGGTAACACGTGGGCCTGGCACCTGTGGGACGAGATCCTCGGTATCGGCACCGTCGTCGGCATCCTGGTGCTGATCGTCATCCGTCAGCTCAACCACCCGCGCATCCCCGAACGGCTCTCCCGTTTCGGCGGCTCCGTCTTCCCGGCCGCATACTTCGTCGAGATCGTCGTCCTCATCGAGGGCCTCGGCATGATCCTGGTCAAGTCCGGCCGCCTCGCGATGACCGGGCACGCCAACCCCGCGACCGACTTCTTCACGATGCAGGTCGCCAAGCTGCTGCCGTCGAGCGCCGTGCTGGTGTCGGTGTTCGCGTTCGTCAAGCTGATGTCCGGCATGATCTGGCTGTTCGTCGTGGGCCGCAAGATCACCTGGGGTGTCGCATGGCACCGCTTCTCGGCGTTCCCGAACATCTACTTCAAGCGTGAGGACGACGGCGACGTCGCGCTCGGCGCCGCCAAGCCCATGATGTCGAAGGGCCGCGCCCTCGACATGGAGAACGTCGACCCCGACACCGACACCCTCGGCGCCGGACGGATCGAGGACTTCTCGTGGAAGGGCTGGCTGGACTTCACCACCTGCACCGAGTGCGGTCGCTGCCAGAGCCAGTGCCCCGCCTGGAACACCGGCAAGCCGCTGTCCCCGAAGCTGCTCATCATGTCGCTGCGCGACCACGGCTACGCCAAGGCGCCGTACCTGCTGGCCGGTGGCCGCACCGACATGGGCGGCGACGAGGTCGGCCTGGTCGACGCCGAGGGCAACCCGAACGAGGCCGCGCTCGCCAAGATTCCGGCCGACGCCCGCGCCGAGGCCGAGCGCAAGCTGGTCGGCGAGACCGCCGAAATGGTCGCCGCCGGTGAACTCGCACCCGTCATCGACACCGAGACCCTGTGGTCGTGCACGTCGTGTGGCGCGTGTGTCGAGCAGTGCCCCGTCGACATCGAACACGTCGACCACATCATCGACATGCGCCGCTACCAGGTGCTCATCGAGTCGGAGTTCCCGTCCGAGCTCGCAGGTCTGTTCAAGAACCTCGAGAACAAGGGCAACCCGTGGGGTCAGAACTCCAAGGACCGACTCAACTGGATCTCCGAGATGGACTTCGAGATCCCGGTCTACGGCAAGGACGCCGACTCCTTCGACGGCTACGAGTACCTGTTCTGGGTCGGCTGCGCCGGCGCCTACGAGGACCGCGCCAAGAAGACCACCAAGGCCGTGGCCGAACTGCTCGCCACCGCGGGCGTCAAGTTCATGGTCCTGGGCGACGGCGAAACCTGCACCGGCGACTCGGCTCGCCGCGCGGGCAACGAGTTCCTGTTCCAGCAGCTCGCGATGCAGAACATCGAAACGTTGGGCGAACTGTTCGACGGTGTTCCGCAGGAGCGTCGCAAGATCGTCGTCACGTGTGCGCACTGCTTCAACGCCCTCGGCAACGAGTACCCGCAGGTGGGTGGCGCCTACGAGGTGGTCCACCACACGCAGCTGCTCAACCGTCTGGTGCGGGCCAAGAAGCTCGTCCCCGTCGCGAAGGTCGAGGAGGACGTCACCTACCACGACCCGTGCTTCCTGGGTCGCCACAACAAGGTGTACGACGCGCCCCGTGAGCTGATGGAAGCCACCGGCTCCAACCTCAAGGAAATGCCGCGTCACGGCGAACGCTCCATGTGCTGTGGTGCCGGCGGCGCCCGCATGTGGATGGAGGAACAGCTCGGCAAGCGCATCAACATCGATCGCGTCGACGAGGCACTGTCCACCTCCCCGAAGAAGATCGCGACCGGCTGCCCGTTCTGCCGCGTCATGCTCACCGACGGTGTCACCGCACGCCAGGAGTCCGGTCAGGGCGAGGGCGTCGAGGTCGTCGACGTCGCACAGATGATGCTCGAGACGGTCACCCGCCTCGACTCCGCGCAGCTCACCGCGAACCTCGTGGTGGAGCAGCAGGAGAAGGTTCTCGCCGATTCCCCGGTCGCGGACGAGGTCGTCGCCGAGGTGGAGGAAGCCGAACGCATCGAGGAGGTCGAGCAGGCAGCCGCTCCGGCGGCTGCGGCACCGGCCGCGGGCAAGGGCCTGCAGATGAAGGGCCTCGCCAAGGCTCCCGGCGCGAAGGCACCGGGCGGCAAGGGCCTGCAGATGAAGGGCGCCGCCAAGGCACCCGGCGCGAAGGCTGCCCCCGCGGCTCCGGCAGCCGAGGCCGCTGCTCCCGCTGCCGAGGCCCCCGCTACCCCGGCTGCCAAGCCGGGTGGGCTCGCCATGAAGGGCGGCGCCAAGGCACCCGGCGGCAAGGGCCTGCAGATGAAGGGCGGCGCCAAGGCTCCCGGCGCGAAGGCCGCCCCCGCGGCTCCGGCAGCCGAGGCCGCTGCTCCCGCTGCCGAGGCCCCCGCTACCCCGGCGGCCAAGCCGGGTGGGCTCGCCATGAAGGGCGGCGCCAAGGCACCCGGCGGCAAGGGCCTGCAGATGAAGGGCGGCGCCAAGGCACCGGGCGCGAAGGCTGCTCCGGCCGAGGCTCCTGCTGCCGAGACTGCACCGGTTACCGAGGCCGCACCGGCCGCCGAAGCGAAGCCGGTCCCGCAGGCCAAGCCCGGCGGGCTCGCCATGAAGGGCGGCGCCAAGGCACCGGGTGCCCGCAAGGCCGCCCCGGCCGCTGCCCCGGCTGCCCCGGCCCCGGCTGCCGAAGCACCGGCGTCCGAGGAACCGGCTGCCGAAGCACCGGCGTCCGAGGCCCCGAAGGCAGAGACCCCGAAGGCAGAGGCGTCCACTCCGGCGCCGCCGCAGGCCAAGCCCGGCGCACTCGGCTTCAAGCCCGGCGCCAAGGCCCCGGGCCGCAAGAAGTAG
- a CDS encoding prolyl oligopeptidase family serine peptidase: MTNPAPTVAPYGSWTSPISATDLAASGHPVEGGCFVDGRPWWSEVRPTEAGRTTIRRLGDDGTPVDVLPAPWNARTRVHEYGGGAWAVTDRGVLVFAEFSDQRLYRFDPATDVSPDPITPPSGSASVRYGDLTVVGDDVWCVCERHTDVGVTREICVVPISGTALGDPSAIRPIVAGSDFLAYPRPSPDGTRLAWIAWNHPQMPWDGTWLKMLDLESGEVRDLLGGDEESVLQPEWTGTGDLHAISDRNGWWNLYRVGVDDGTVQGLCPVDADFGGPLWQLGARWHVALDDGRLLTTRTVGTDTLAILDPATGTLDDITLDGMASVAICDVDGTRILLRCGGARTASGLRLLDLADGSLTDVRLSVDDLPDTAYLPEAQLRTFDGPQRDVHAIVYPPRNPDHTAPDGELPPYVAFVHGGPTAHVAPAVNLVYAYFTSRGIGVVDINYGGSTGYGRNYRERLRGQWGVVDVEDTVAAVRGLADAGLADPRRLAIEGGSAGGWTVLSALTTSDVFACGVSYYGVAELLQFVQETHDFESRYIDGLIGPLPDAVDLYERRAPLNNVDGLSCPVLLLQGLSDPIVPPSQAERFRDALVRKGIPHAYRAYEGESHGFRRLDTIVDAREAELSFYGQVMGFETPGVPRLELWRG; this comes from the coding sequence ATGACGAACCCCGCGCCCACCGTCGCCCCGTACGGATCGTGGACCTCCCCGATCAGCGCCACCGACCTCGCCGCGAGCGGCCACCCCGTCGAGGGCGGCTGCTTCGTCGACGGGCGACCGTGGTGGTCGGAAGTACGTCCCACCGAAGCCGGACGCACCACCATCCGCCGCCTCGGTGACGACGGCACCCCGGTGGACGTGCTGCCCGCGCCGTGGAACGCCCGCACCCGCGTCCACGAATACGGCGGCGGAGCCTGGGCCGTCACCGACCGCGGCGTCCTGGTGTTCGCCGAATTCAGCGACCAGCGGCTGTACCGCTTCGACCCGGCCACCGACGTCTCCCCGGACCCCATCACCCCGCCGTCCGGCTCCGCCTCCGTCCGCTACGGCGACCTCACCGTCGTCGGCGACGACGTGTGGTGCGTGTGCGAACGGCACACCGACGTCGGCGTGACACGAGAGATCTGCGTCGTCCCGATCTCCGGTACCGCACTCGGCGACCCGTCGGCGATCCGGCCGATCGTCGCCGGCTCCGACTTCCTCGCCTACCCGCGGCCGTCCCCCGACGGCACCCGGCTCGCCTGGATCGCCTGGAACCATCCGCAAATGCCATGGGACGGGACCTGGTTGAAGATGCTCGACCTCGAGTCGGGCGAGGTGCGGGACCTCCTCGGCGGCGACGAGGAATCGGTGCTGCAACCCGAATGGACCGGCACCGGCGACCTGCACGCGATCAGCGACCGCAACGGGTGGTGGAACCTGTACCGGGTCGGCGTGGACGACGGCACCGTACAGGGGCTCTGCCCGGTCGACGCCGACTTCGGTGGCCCCCTGTGGCAGCTCGGCGCCCGCTGGCACGTCGCCCTCGACGACGGACGCCTGCTCACCACCCGCACCGTCGGCACCGACACCCTCGCGATCCTCGACCCGGCCACCGGAACACTGGACGACATCACACTCGACGGTATGGCGTCGGTGGCGATCTGCGACGTCGACGGCACCCGAATCCTGTTGCGCTGCGGCGGCGCCCGGACCGCATCCGGGCTGCGCCTGCTCGACCTCGCCGACGGATCGCTCACCGACGTCCGACTGTCCGTCGACGACCTCCCCGACACCGCCTACCTTCCCGAGGCGCAACTGCGGACGTTCGACGGTCCGCAACGCGACGTGCACGCCATCGTGTACCCGCCCCGCAACCCCGACCACACCGCCCCCGACGGCGAACTACCCCCGTACGTCGCGTTCGTCCACGGCGGCCCCACCGCCCACGTCGCCCCCGCCGTCAACCTCGTCTACGCCTACTTCACCAGCCGCGGCATCGGCGTCGTCGACATCAACTACGGAGGCTCCACCGGCTACGGCCGCAACTACCGGGAACGGCTGCGCGGACAGTGGGGCGTCGTCGACGTCGAGGACACCGTCGCCGCCGTCCGCGGACTCGCCGACGCCGGACTCGCCGACCCCCGACGGCTCGCCATCGAAGGCGGCTCCGCCGGCGGCTGGACCGTCCTGTCGGCCCTCACCACCTCCGACGTGTTCGCGTGCGGCGTCTCCTACTACGGTGTCGCCGAACTGCTGCAGTTCGTGCAGGAAACCCACGACTTCGAATCCCGCTACATCGACGGACTCATCGGACCCCTCCCCGACGCCGTCGACCTGTACGAACGCCGTGCACCCCTGAACAACGTCGACGGCCTGTCCTGCCCCGTCCTCCTGCTGCAGGGCCTGTCCGACCCCATCGTCCCGCCGTCCCAAGCCGAACGCTTCCGCGACGCCCTCGTACGCAAGGGCATCCCCCACGCCTACCGCGCCTACGAAGGCGAATCCCACGGGTTCCGCCGCCTCGACACCATCGTCGACGCCCGCGAAGCCGAACTGTCCTTCTACGGACAGGTCATGGGCTTCGAGACGCCCGGAGTGCCGCGCCTGGAGCTGTGGCGAGGGTAG
- a CDS encoding TIGR03668 family PPOX class F420-dependent oxidoreductase yields MGVQLPPRFVAAPVARLATVSADGRPHLVPVVFAVASGTIYSAVDAKPKTTTRLRRLANIAETGRVSLLVDRYDDDWSQLWWVRVDGVAAVLPAGSGEAVEALVAKYPQYRALRPSGPVIAVRPVTCREWAATP; encoded by the coding sequence ATGGGTGTGCAGCTTCCGCCGCGTTTCGTGGCTGCCCCGGTGGCGCGGCTGGCGACGGTGTCGGCGGACGGGCGGCCGCATCTGGTGCCGGTGGTGTTCGCGGTGGCGTCCGGCACGATCTATTCGGCCGTCGACGCGAAGCCCAAGACGACGACGCGTTTGAGGCGGTTGGCGAACATCGCGGAGACGGGGCGGGTGAGTCTGCTGGTCGACCGGTACGACGACGACTGGTCGCAGCTGTGGTGGGTGCGGGTCGACGGTGTCGCCGCCGTCCTGCCCGCCGGGTCCGGGGAGGCGGTCGAGGCGCTGGTCGCGAAGTATCCGCAGTACCGCGCGTTGCGGCCGTCCGGGCCGGTGATCGCGGTGCGCCCCGTCACGTGCCGGGAATGGGCGGCCACCCCCTGA
- a CDS encoding pyridoxal phosphate-dependent aminotransferase gives MGRVSTPESPRPRRPQRMLEQSAKLQNVLYEIRGPVHAHAARLEAEGHRILKLNIGNPAPFGFEAPDVIMRDMIAALPYAQGYSESKGILSARRAIVTRYELVPGFPELDVDDIYLGNGVSELITMTMQALLNDGDEVLIPAPDYPLWTAMTSLSGGTPVHYLCDEQNDWNPDIADIESKITDKTKALLVINPNNPTGAVYSAEVLTQLVDLARKHQLLLLADEIYDKILYDDAKHISLATLAPDLLCLTFNGLSKAYRVAGYRAGWVAITGPKDHAAGFLEGLDLLASTRLCPNVPGQHAIQVALGGHQSIEDLVLPGGRLLEQRDVAWERLNMIPGVSCVKPRGALYAFPRLDPNVYEIHDDEKLVQDLLLQEKILMVQGTGFNWPDHDHLRIVTLPWARDLAVAIERFGNFLSSYKQ, from the coding sequence ATGGGACGGGTGAGCACACCAGAGTCCCCGCGTCCACGTCGTCCACAACGCATGCTCGAGCAGTCCGCGAAGCTGCAGAACGTGCTGTACGAGATCCGGGGGCCGGTGCACGCGCACGCTGCACGATTGGAGGCCGAGGGGCATCGGATCCTCAAACTCAACATCGGTAATCCCGCTCCGTTCGGGTTCGAGGCGCCCGATGTGATCATGCGCGACATGATCGCCGCGCTCCCCTACGCGCAGGGGTATTCGGAGTCGAAGGGCATCCTGTCGGCGCGGCGCGCGATCGTCACCCGATACGAGTTGGTGCCCGGGTTCCCGGAGTTGGACGTCGACGACATCTACCTGGGCAACGGCGTCTCCGAGCTCATCACGATGACGATGCAGGCGCTGCTCAACGACGGTGACGAGGTACTGATCCCGGCACCGGACTATCCGCTGTGGACGGCCATGACGAGCCTGTCGGGCGGCACGCCGGTGCACTACCTGTGCGACGAGCAGAACGACTGGAATCCGGATATCGCGGACATCGAGTCCAAGATCACGGACAAGACCAAGGCGCTGCTCGTCATCAACCCGAACAATCCGACGGGTGCCGTGTACTCGGCCGAGGTTCTCACGCAGCTCGTCGACCTGGCCCGCAAGCATCAGTTGCTGCTGCTGGCCGACGAGATCTACGACAAGATCCTGTACGACGACGCCAAGCACATCTCGCTCGCGACGCTGGCGCCGGATCTGCTGTGCCTGACGTTCAACGGACTGTCGAAGGCGTACCGGGTGGCCGGGTACCGCGCCGGATGGGTCGCGATCACCGGGCCGAAGGATCATGCGGCCGGGTTCCTCGAGGGCCTGGATCTGCTCGCGTCCACCCGGTTGTGCCCGAACGTGCCCGGTCAGCACGCCATTCAGGTGGCCCTCGGCGGACATCAGAGCATCGAGGATCTCGTCCTGCCCGGCGGCCGACTGCTCGAGCAGCGCGACGTCGCGTGGGAGCGGCTCAACATGATTCCCGGTGTGTCGTGTGTGAAACCGCGCGGCGCCCTGTACGCGTTCCCGCGCCTGGATCCGAACGTCTACGAGATCCACGACGACGAGAAGCTGGTACAGGACCTGCTGTTGCAGGAGAAGATCCTCATGGTGCAGGGCACCGGGTTCAACTGGCCCGACCACGACCACCTGCGTATCGTGACACTGCCGTGGGCTCGCGATCTCGCGGTCGCGATCGAACGGTTCGGCAACTTCCTGTCGAGCTACAAGCAGTAG
- a CDS encoding YibE/F family protein, producing the protein MTSVSPTPPAHGHGHGHGHGPVPLGPTAARVVVGLLAAVAIVVVAGAVILWPSHRHIDIPLPYRSAGGAVATESGNVVAQDVAPCGSPSSGRVFAGDPAPPPAASTDIECRRSIVAIESGPNEGTRTLLEIVPGPGQPDPRAGDAVRLVRQTDASGSTIYSFDDYTRGGSLLLVVAAFVVAIVAVARWRGLRALLGLGITFGVLIVFTLPALLDGSAAMPVALVSGAVILYTVLYLAHGVNLRTSAALLGTLASMLVAAVASTAAIHLTHLTGLSEEQNTAVQAYVQHVSITGLLLAGFIIGSLGVLNDVTITQASAAFEIAAMDETATRRNIFTAAMRVGRDHIASTVYTLVLAYAGGALPLLLLFSVADSPLGDILTGDAVAVEIVRSAVGGIALALSVPLTTAIAVLLARPRSTTGPTPARRGRHAR; encoded by the coding sequence ATGACATCCGTTTCTCCGACACCCCCCGCACACGGCCACGGCCACGGCCACGGCCACGGTCCGGTTCCGTTGGGGCCGACCGCCGCCCGCGTCGTCGTGGGACTGCTCGCGGCCGTCGCGATCGTCGTGGTGGCAGGAGCGGTGATCCTGTGGCCGTCGCACCGCCACATCGACATTCCGCTGCCGTACCGGAGCGCAGGCGGTGCCGTCGCGACCGAGAGCGGAAACGTCGTCGCGCAGGACGTCGCACCGTGCGGGAGTCCGTCGAGCGGCCGGGTGTTCGCCGGTGACCCGGCGCCACCACCGGCCGCATCCACCGACATCGAATGCCGGCGCAGCATCGTCGCCATCGAATCCGGCCCCAACGAGGGCACCCGCACGCTCCTCGAAATCGTGCCCGGTCCGGGACAGCCGGATCCGCGGGCCGGTGACGCCGTCCGCCTCGTCCGCCAGACCGACGCGTCCGGTTCGACGATCTATTCGTTCGACGACTACACCCGCGGCGGATCCCTGCTGTTGGTGGTCGCGGCCTTCGTCGTCGCGATCGTCGCCGTAGCCAGGTGGCGTGGCCTGCGCGCCCTTCTCGGGCTCGGAATCACGTTCGGTGTCCTGATCGTCTTCACCCTGCCCGCACTCCTCGACGGCAGTGCGGCGATGCCCGTCGCCCTCGTGTCCGGCGCCGTGATCCTCTACACCGTGCTGTATCTCGCGCACGGCGTGAACCTGCGCACCAGCGCCGCCCTGCTCGGCACACTCGCCTCCATGCTCGTCGCCGCGGTCGCCTCGACCGCCGCGATCCACCTGACTCACCTGACCGGCCTGTCCGAGGAACAGAACACCGCAGTCCAGGCCTACGTCCAGCACGTCAGCATCACCGGACTCCTGCTCGCCGGCTTCATCATCGGCTCGCTCGGTGTCCTCAACGACGTCACCATCACGCAGGCGTCGGCAGCATTCGAGATCGCCGCCATGGACGAAACCGCGACCCGCCGAAACATCTTCACCGCCGCGATGCGTGTGGGACGCGACCACATCGCCAGCACCGTCTACACCCTCGTCCTCGCCTACGCCGGCGGAGCACTACCACTGCTGCTCCTGTTCAGCGTCGCCGACAGCCCCCTCGGCGACATTCTCACCGGGGACGCCGTCGCCGTCGAAATCGTCCGATCCGCCGTCGGCGGCATCGCTCTCGCACTGTCGGTCCCCCTCACCACCGCTATCGCGGTCCTGCTCGCCCGCCCCCGCTCGACCACCGGCCCGACACCCGCGCGCAGAGGACGTCACGCTCGCTGA
- a CDS encoding low molecular weight protein-tyrosine-phosphatase, translating to MKLLFVCTGNICRSPTAERLADAWATRHGGTGLDVSSAGTRAVVGYGMEPTAARVLSSLGGDPTGFVARQLTPVMANDADLVVTMTEAHRDAVLRRAPRGLKRTFTLLEAAHLASTIGRGTVADLAAVRGSVPRPRLLDVPDPIGCDADVFTEVGDLIDTAVTALLTGLAHTTNTDHRETAR from the coding sequence ATGAAGCTGCTGTTCGTCTGCACCGGCAACATCTGCCGATCCCCCACCGCCGAACGTCTCGCCGACGCGTGGGCGACGCGTCACGGTGGCACCGGCCTGGACGTGTCGAGCGCCGGGACCCGTGCCGTCGTCGGCTACGGCATGGAACCGACTGCGGCACGCGTTCTCTCGTCGCTGGGTGGCGACCCGACCGGCTTCGTGGCCCGGCAGCTCACACCGGTGATGGCGAACGACGCCGATCTGGTCGTCACCATGACCGAGGCGCACCGCGACGCGGTGCTGCGGCGGGCACCACGCGGCCTCAAACGAACGTTCACCCTGCTCGAGGCCGCGCATCTGGCGTCGACGATCGGACGCGGCACCGTCGCCGACCTCGCGGCCGTCCGAGGCTCCGTCCCTCGGCCCCGGCTCCTGGACGTCCCCGATCCGATCGGATGCGACGCGGACGTGTTCACCGAGGTCGGCGATCTGATCGACACGGCTGTCACCGCGCTGCTGACCGGGCTGGCACACACCACGAACACCGACCATCGGGAAACCGCCCGGTGA
- a CDS encoding phosphatase PAP2 family protein yields the protein MTTDSHGDRALEDPETVRAQRRTVHIWTIVVVAALVFGALTYLAAVWTVTGQTIENAALRGADQVDPADLQQADDALARITVLSLAVGTAAVCAVGLLRRQPVLAFAAGSIVVGGQVVTQSLKRFVLPRPELVDVTAAYAHNSLPSGHTTIAMTVLVATMIVVPYRFRGVAMFVVLTWAVGIGAYTIVAKWHRLSDTLAADAVALAVGATVCLVLTRTGHLRVVPVDGRRRYLRSVFVFVVAFVGAVSAAVGALLIMLTWNRPPIDEVSEYNFFLGAHSLASAGSIAAALVFWWSLHRVELRGRSRDRMTRTDPSITV from the coding sequence GTGACGACGGACTCGCACGGCGACCGAGCTCTCGAGGACCCGGAAACTGTTCGCGCGCAGCGCCGTACCGTGCACATCTGGACGATCGTCGTGGTGGCCGCGCTCGTGTTCGGTGCCCTGACCTATCTGGCCGCGGTGTGGACGGTCACCGGCCAGACCATCGAGAATGCGGCCCTGCGCGGCGCCGACCAGGTCGATCCCGCCGATCTGCAGCAGGCCGACGACGCGCTCGCCCGCATCACGGTGCTGTCACTGGCGGTCGGCACCGCGGCGGTGTGCGCGGTGGGGTTGCTGCGCCGCCAGCCGGTCCTGGCATTCGCTGCCGGCTCGATCGTCGTCGGCGGTCAGGTCGTCACCCAGTCGCTCAAACGTTTCGTGCTGCCGCGTCCGGAACTGGTGGACGTCACCGCCGCCTACGCGCACAACAGTCTGCCGAGCGGGCACACCACGATCGCCATGACGGTGCTCGTCGCGACGATGATCGTGGTGCCGTACCGGTTTCGGGGTGTCGCGATGTTCGTCGTCCTGACGTGGGCGGTCGGTATCGGCGCCTACACGATCGTCGCGAAGTGGCATCGGCTGTCCGACACTCTCGCCGCCGATGCCGTCGCTCTCGCCGTCGGCGCGACCGTCTGCCTGGTACTGACCCGGACCGGGCATCTGCGGGTCGTTCCGGTCGACGGCCGGCGCCGGTACCTCCGGAGTGTCTTCGTGTTCGTCGTCGCGTTCGTCGGTGCGGTGTCCGCCGCGGTCGGAGCTCTGCTGATCATGCTCACCTGGAACCGGCCGCCGATCGACGAGGTCTCCGAGTACAACTTCTTCCTCGGGGCGCATTCACTCGCGTCCGCGGGGTCGATCGCCGCGGCACTCGTCTTCTGGTGGAGTCTGCACCGTGTCGAGCTGCGTGGCCGATCCCGCGATCGGATGACACGGACGGATCCGTCGATTACGGTGTAG